In Haloplanus rubicundus, one DNA window encodes the following:
- a CDS encoding ABC1 kinase family protein — MVTLVNLRAYWRFVRVIHQFLPLIVTYARDRRRFLLFGGGRSVSPERQRKRADRLLTSLLTLGPTFIKLGQLLSTRPDVLPPAYIEVLSSLQDDVPPAPWEETKPVLEAEVGPVDEVFDEFDREAISGASLGQVYRATYEGEEVAVKVRRPGVEALVEADLRALKWLLPILLRFVDEARRFSVENVAEEFDTTIRQEMDYARERRMLGEIRENFADNERIRIPESVEELSDSRVLTMEYLSGVKINDVDALDERGIDRSELAESLQRIYLQMIIEDGVFHADPHPGNLSVMDDGSIIFYDFGMSGRVDAFFQDKIVEFYIAVANQDIDGILDAMVEMGTLSPTADREVMGNVMELAIADVRGEDLEQYRVQQVLQQVEDTIYEFPLRLPRNFALIMRVATVVEGVCVTLDPDFDFISVATDYLTEQGYREQGIKQAAEAAGDQLERTARSLVTVPPKLDDVLDRVKRDDLTVEVKLGDQHDVLDQLAKRIAYSILLAVGLLSTAILYSFNEAPEAAAVAGAVTLPVGILLYRSLREKKGVRARPQFTRQEMRRRRGEE, encoded by the coding sequence GTGGTCACGCTGGTCAATCTCCGTGCCTACTGGCGGTTCGTCCGCGTCATCCACCAGTTCCTGCCCCTCATCGTCACCTACGCTCGTGACCGGCGGCGGTTCCTCCTGTTCGGTGGAGGACGGAGCGTCTCCCCCGAGCGACAGCGGAAGCGAGCGGACCGCCTGCTCACCTCCCTGCTCACCCTCGGGCCGACGTTCATCAAACTCGGACAGCTGTTGTCGACCCGGCCGGACGTCCTCCCGCCCGCGTACATCGAAGTGTTGAGCAGCCTCCAGGACGACGTCCCCCCGGCGCCGTGGGAGGAGACCAAGCCGGTCCTCGAAGCCGAAGTCGGACCGGTCGACGAAGTGTTCGACGAGTTCGACCGCGAGGCCATCAGCGGCGCCAGCCTCGGGCAGGTGTACCGCGCTACCTACGAGGGCGAGGAGGTGGCGGTCAAGGTCCGCCGGCCGGGCGTCGAGGCCCTCGTCGAGGCGGACCTCCGGGCGCTCAAGTGGCTCCTGCCCATCCTCCTGCGGTTCGTCGACGAAGCCCGACGCTTCTCGGTCGAGAACGTCGCCGAGGAGTTCGACACGACCATCCGACAGGAGATGGACTACGCGCGAGAACGGCGGATGCTCGGCGAGATCAGGGAAAACTTCGCCGACAACGAACGCATCCGTATCCCCGAGTCGGTCGAGGAACTCTCCGACTCGCGGGTGTTGACGATGGAGTATCTCAGCGGCGTGAAGATCAACGACGTGGACGCCCTCGACGAACGGGGTATCGACCGGAGCGAACTGGCCGAGAGCCTCCAGCGCATCTACCTCCAGATGATCATCGAGGACGGCGTCTTCCACGCCGACCCCCACCCCGGCAACCTCTCGGTCATGGACGACGGATCGATCATCTTCTACGACTTCGGCATGAGCGGTCGCGTGGACGCCTTCTTCCAAGACAAGATCGTCGAGTTCTACATCGCGGTGGCGAATCAGGACATCGACGGCATCCTCGACGCGATGGTCGAGATGGGGACGCTCAGCCCCACCGCCGACCGCGAGGTGATGGGCAACGTGATGGAACTCGCCATCGCGGACGTGCGTGGCGAGGACCTCGAACAGTACCGCGTCCAGCAGGTCCTCCAGCAGGTCGAGGACACCATCTACGAGTTCCCCCTGCGGCTGCCGCGGAACTTCGCGCTCATCATGCGGGTGGCGACGGTGGTCGAGGGGGTGTGTGTCACGCTCGATCCCGACTTCGACTTCATCAGCGTCGCCACGGACTACCTCACCGAACAGGGCTACCGCGAGCAGGGGATCAAGCAGGCCGCCGAGGCGGCGGGCGATCAGCTCGAACGGACGGCGCGGTCGCTGGTGACGGTCCCCCCGAAACTCGACGACGTGCTGGATCGGGTCAAGCGCGACGACCTGACCGTCGAGGTGAAACTCGGCGACCAACACGACGTGCTGGATCAGTTGGCGAAACGCATCGCCTACAGCATCCTCCTCGCCGTCGGGTTGCTCTCGACGGCCATCCTCTACTCGTTCAACGAGGCGCCGGAGGCGGCGGCCGTCGCCGGCGCGGTGACGCTCCCCGTCGGAATCCTGCTCTATCGGTCGCTGCGGGAGAAGAAGGGGGTCCGGGCGCGTCCGCAGTTCACCAGACAGGAGATGCGGCGGCGCCGCGGCGAGGAATAG
- a CDS encoding arginase family protein, producing MTFPGASADRADADYVVVGAPLDISTTFQPGARFGPDRIRRFAGSFEDYDRRTGRHFSELAVHDAGDVHAWTDAAEYVDYLVGTLRDAVDDDAVPLLLGGEHTVSVAGVRAVDADLFVCLDAHLDLRTAFDGDTWSHACVTNRALDAADAAVVVGARAGSEAEWERAGEADVTVVDPETVADRGAAAVVDAAETAVGDLAAATTYLSVDVDAADPGVAPGTGTMEPGGLSAREMEAVVRAVAPHADGFDAVEVNDRDDGQAATLAGHLLRAFVFAHAGRA from the coding sequence ATGACGTTCCCGGGTGCGTCCGCGGACCGCGCCGACGCCGACTACGTCGTCGTCGGCGCGCCGCTCGATATCTCCACTACGTTTCAACCCGGCGCTCGATTCGGTCCCGACCGCATTCGGCGGTTCGCCGGGTCGTTCGAGGATTACGACCGCCGGACCGGCCGCCACTTCTCCGAACTCGCCGTCCACGACGCCGGCGACGTCCACGCCTGGACCGACGCCGCCGAGTACGTCGACTACCTCGTGGGCACCCTCCGTGACGCCGTCGACGACGACGCCGTCCCCCTCCTACTGGGCGGCGAACACACCGTCTCGGTCGCGGGCGTCCGCGCCGTCGACGCCGACCTGTTCGTCTGTCTCGACGCTCACCTCGACCTCAGAACGGCGTTCGACGGCGACACGTGGAGCCACGCCTGCGTGACGAATCGGGCGCTCGACGCCGCCGATGCGGCCGTAGTCGTCGGCGCCCGCGCCGGGAGCGAGGCCGAGTGGGAGCGGGCGGGCGAGGCGGACGTGACCGTCGTCGATCCCGAGACGGTGGCCGACCGCGGCGCGGCCGCCGTCGTCGACGCCGCCGAGACGGCGGTCGGCGACCTCGCGGCCGCGACGACGTATCTGAGCGTCGACGTCGACGCCGCCGACCCGGGCGTCGCGCCGGGCACGGGGACGATGGAGCCGGGCGGCCTGTCGGCCCGCGAGATGGAGGCCGTGGTTCGAGCGGTGGCGCCACACGCCGACGGCTTCGACGCCGTCGAGGTGAACGACCGCGACGACGGGCAGGCGGCGACGCTCGCGGGTCACCTCCTGCGGGCGTTCGTGTTCGCCCACGCGGGTCGAGCGTAG
- a CDS encoding translation initiation factor IF-5A — MAREQKQVRELQEGSYVMMDDSPCKINAYSTAKPGKHGSAKARIEGKGVFDAKKRSLSQPVDAKVWVPIVERKGGQVVSVSGDDAQIMDLDTYETFTMRIPEGESLSPDDEIEYLEYEGQRKIVG; from the coding sequence ATGGCGCGAGAGCAAAAGCAGGTGCGGGAACTGCAGGAGGGGAGCTACGTCATGATGGACGACTCCCCCTGCAAGATCAACGCGTACAGCACGGCCAAACCCGGCAAACACGGCAGTGCGAAGGCGCGCATCGAAGGCAAGGGCGTCTTCGACGCCAAGAAGCGGTCGCTCAGCCAGCCGGTCGACGCGAAGGTGTGGGTGCCCATCGTCGAGCGCAAGGGCGGACAGGTCGTCTCCGTCTCCGGCGACGACGCCCAGATCATGGACCTCGACACCTACGAGACGTTCACCATGCGCATCCCCGAAGGGGAGTCGCTGTCGCCCGACGACGAAATCGAGTATCTGGAGTACGAGGGCCAGCGAAAGATCGTCGGGTGA